The sequence below is a genomic window from Rhinopithecus roxellana isolate Shanxi Qingling chromosome 19, ASM756505v1, whole genome shotgun sequence.
CTTtcagagaaaagtaaaagaacaaaaacacaaaaataaaaaacacacaaaagaaacaaaaaaataccacaTTCTCCCCAAATTTCACATCGTAAGTGGCTGGAAGTGCAAACATAAAGGATGCTGGCAACATGGTCGCGGCAAGAGGAGCCTCCGAAGCAAGGTCAGCTTCTCCCCTGATTTCTAGCTTTCAGCCAACAAGGCCAATGGATCTTCCAAACCTGCTGCTGCTGTTGAGCTCCAGAAGAGGGGCCTCTCAACTTCCAGAGGCCAGGAAGGCTCACTCTCCGGgctctcagttttgttttttatactgCAAGACAGAGAGATTTGAAGTGGAGGAGGGAAGCCAACAGGGGCAGGAGGACTCTGGGGAAATCTCAAGCCTCCATCATCTGGACCTCACCTGCCTCCTGCAGGGGCTTCTTGGAGGTGGTGAAACCCAGGCAAGAGGCACTGGACAGCCAAATCTCTAGTTCATGCCTGGACTCCCTTTCTTCTTTAATGAAAAAGGAAGCTGAcgggtggggagggaggataaTAAGGAAACTGGGGTGCCTGTCCTCTCTGAGTcttatttcagggaaaaaaaaaatcccaggtgGAGGAGGACCCTTGGAAGCCAGTTGCTATAATCACTGGGTTTTTGAAAATGGACCCTGGGTCCCATATCTGGAGAGTAAGTTAGAAGGACAGGGAGGTGGGGGCACACTCCAACTCTCTAGGGCCTCCTAATACCAGCATCTAAGGGCCAAGAAGCCAGTCAACATTCCTgactccctcccttcttccaccAAAACATACTGAATGTTTCCTCCATAATTCTGCCCCAGTGTGAATACGTCCCCGAGACAGGGAGTCCCTCCCCAGGACAGCTTTCCTGTCTGCGGCGTCATGGCGCCACTTCCAGCTCTGGCACTAGAGCTTCCCCTCCTTCTTCCTACCGACCCTCTCAACTCCATCAGCACTGTTGGGCGGAAATTTGCCTTTAAGTACGAAGAGTAAGAGCCCCTCCCCACTTGCAGAATATAAATGCAACCAGAAGGGATCTGCCTTCACCTTTCAGCTTCTGGAGGAGGGAAGCAGCTGGCTGGTGGCCTCCTCCACGGGGACCATTCTCAACTGTGGGGCAGGAGTGGCCTCTAGTGGTCATGGGGATCACAGCCATCATCACCCCAGCTCCTCACAGGCAGAGCCCGGGGGCCAAGCACCTACTTTGTTCATGATCCAGTCAGCATCTTCAATGGCCCTTTTAATAATCTGCTGGATTCTCTCAGGGTTGTCTTCATCTGAATGAACCCGAAAACTCTGCAAGTTTAAGCATAAGGAAAGATGACTCGGCAAAATTCCCAGGACCGACAGCTTCAGAGCACCAGTCACAGGCCAGGGACACTGCTGGGCACTGTATATCCAGCAGTTCTCTTCATCCCCCATAGACAGTTATGATTATCCCAcacagagatgaggaaacagaggctcagaaatCCCCCCTTGGCTGCTGAACAATAGCATTTGAATCCTAGTCTATGTGACTGCGAAGCCACCAGGGTAGGTGCAAAGACTGGCCCCCAAGTTACCCCTAAATCAAGCTGGGCCCAAAAGCTACCAGGCAGTGGAGGCCAAGGGAAACTTCCATCTCTCTTCCTCAGAAGAAGCTGTTTTCCCCAGGGTGAGATCTCTGCATAGGTTTCACAGCAGGGAGGAAGAAGTAGGGCTTCTCTCAGCCCAGTGCTAGGAAAGCCAcacagggaaggaaggggaggcagTAGAGAGAGTAGTTTCAGGAAATCAACCCAGGCCCAATGCAGAGCATGGGATGCTGTTTGCTTTTGACCAGATGTTCACCCTTGAGAAGCAATCCAAGATTCAGGTTTTGCTTTCCAAAAAGAACTGGCAccacgcgtggtggctcacgcttgtaatcacagcactttgggaggccaaggtgggcagatcacctcaggtctggagctcgagaccagcctgacaacatggataaatcccatctctactaaaaatacaaagttagccgggtgtggtggcgcgtgcctataatcccagctactcaggaggctaagggaggagaatcccttgaacccaggaggcggaggttgtggtgagccgagattgcactgttgcactccagcctgggtaaccagagtgaaactccatctcaaaaagaaacagaactggcctcttcccctccctgtcACTCCCAGCCCCACACATCCCCCTGCTCATCTTTAGGAGCCCCCTCAGCATCCACCTCTGGGATGCCCTCCTTGACTCCCCAGACAGCTAACTGCTCCCTTCTCCATGTTTCCACAGCCCTCTGTGGCTACcgccacctctttttttttttttttttcctttccatattatATTTGTATGAATTTTAGCTAACTTTCTATTTGGAAATGATTTCTCACTTACAGAAAGTTGTGATAATAATACAAAGAATTTCCTATCAGAATCActgattgttaacattttgctacaCTTGCTTTATCATTCTCTTTATATAAGTATGTATAAGTCTTTTTAGAAGCATTTAAGAATATGTTacagacggccgggcgcggtggctcaagcctgtaatcccagcactttgggaggccgagacgggcggatcacgaggtcaggagatcaagaccatcctggctaacccggtgaaaccccgtctctactaaaaaatacaaaaaaactagccgggcgaggtggcgggcgcctgtagtcccagctactcgggaggctgaggcaggagaatggcgtaaacccgggaggcggagcttgcagtgagctgagatccggccactgcactcagcccgggagacagagcgagactccgtctcaaaaaaaaaaaaaaaaaaaaaaaaaaaaaagaatatgttacAGACACCCTGTCCTTACCCCTAAACATTCCCATGTGTATTTCCTAATGACAAGGGCATTCTCTGACATAACCACAATAATAAAATTCAGAAGACTCAACATTGAAACAACACTGTAATCTATAGCCCACATTCCAATTTCATGCACTGCCCCAGtagtagtgttttgttttgttttgtttttttaggcaggttctcactctgtcacccaggtgagaatacagtggcacaatcacagctcattgcagcctcgacctcctgggttcaagcaatcctcccaactcattgtttgatttttctgtagaaaagaccaggttggtcttgaactcctgagctcaatctgcctgccttagcctcccaaaatgctgggattacaggcataagccatcatgcctggctcccAGTAATATTCTTTACAGCAATTTTTTTCTGGTCTAGGATCATACATTACATTTAGTCACCATATCTCTTGAGTTCTCTAATCCAGAACagttctttctttgtgtttcacGGCACTGACATTTTTGATGAGCACAGGCCTATTGGTTGTGTGGCAGATGACCTCTCAATTTGGGTTTACCTGATGTTTTCTCAGGATTAAATTCAAGTTGTACACTGTTGGCAGGGATGCCTGCCTAAATGATGTCGTGCCCCACAGTCTATTTTAATTACCCATTTAGCTGCCTCATACGTGCCCTAGCACAGCTGGTATGCTGGCTGATGTACCCTGTGTTTCCTGGACAGAGAGGAGCTGGGCTGCCCAGCACTGGTTTCCTGTGGCTCTTACCACACTGCCACCTCACCACCATCTCAGAGACTAGCTCTGTGCCCTGGCCTTGGCCTCTGACCCGCACCCCCGAGCCTGCCACTAGAGGCAGCCCCCAGACCTGGTGGACGCAGCTCCCACCTGCCTGACAGCATGCTTGTAATGCTGCTGGATGCCCTTGGTCGGCAGCCGCCGGCAACAGCGCAGCAAGTATCGGTAGAGCTGCAGTGGCCTCTGAACCAGTTCTGCCCCTGGCAGCGGGGCCATCCGTGAGACCTTCTGTCCCTGGAAAACAAGGAGCATCACTTCTAGGGCATCAAGCCAAGTTCTATACTCAGCCCTGACCCCCAGGTCCCAAGCCTTGGTGCAGTACAGTGGCCCCTCCTGTCCCATCCCATGGAGCCTGCACCTTGCGGTGGGCTGGGCATTCAGTCCTACAGAAGCTCTAGCCCAGAGCAGGCCCGCAAGACCAAGGGTGAGTGTGGAGGGAGATGTACAGCCTCATTCCTGGCATCTTCTTTCTGGAACTCAACTTCAGATGGTGCGTGAGTAGGTGTCCCTCACAGGCAGGGTAGGGTAGATAAGCAGGAAGACCGTGAGGGGTAATCACTAGGAAAATCACTAGGAAACCAGCTCCGACATCAGCCCTGGTCTGGTGAGGGCACAAGCCACAGAGGGGAGGGAGAATGCCTACAGGCCTGAGCCTCAAAACTCAAAGTGTGCTCCTGAGCCAGCAAAACCCACAGCACCGGGAGATCAACAGAAATGCAGTCTCAGGCCCCACCTCACACCCACCAGATCaaacctgcattttaacaaggaTGCCAGGAGATTTGCATGCACATTTTAAAGTCTGAGAAACATGAATCTAGGGGACTCTGCACAGAGAAGACGCTGGACAGAGTCACCACAGCGTGGGCACGTGATTTCATTTTGCTATGAGTTATCATAAAAATCacaatgggctgggcgtggtggctcacacctgtaagttgggcagattacttaaggtcaggagttcgagaccagcctggccaacattgtgaaaccctgtctccactacaaatacaaaaatcagccaggcttagtggtgcatgcctgtaatcccagctacttgggaggctgaggcaggaggatcacttaaaccccaGAAGTGGaaatggcagtgagccgagatagtaccactgcactccagcctgggtgacaaagcaagactccatctcaaaaaaaaagagaatcacaaTGAGTACTTGTTTGTCTCTATTCACTTCACATGTGATTAATGAACACAGTCACAGAGAGGTCtgataacttgcccaagatcacacagctgataaAGCTGGAGCTTGGATTTGAACTCtggcagtctggcttcagagcctttttttttttttttttaaaggtatagtTGACATATAACCAACTTCATATACTTAAAGTATGTAATTTGATAAGTGCTGC
It includes:
- the LYRM9 gene encoding LYR motif-containing protein 9 isoform X1, giving the protein MLLVFQGQKVSRMAPLPGAELVQRPLQLYRYLLRCCRRLPTKGIQQHYKHAVRQSFRVHSDEDNPERIQQIIKRAIEDADWIMNKYKKQN
- the LYRM9 gene encoding LYR motif-containing protein 9 isoform X2: MVQGQKVSRMAPLPGAELVQRPLQLYRYLLRCCRRLPTKGIQQHYKHAVRQSFRVHSDEDNPERIQQIIKRAIEDADWIMNKYKKQN
- the LYRM9 gene encoding LYR motif-containing protein 9 isoform X3 — its product is MAPLPGAELVQRPLQLYRYLLRCCRRLPTKGIQQHYKHAVRQSFRVHSDEDNPERIQQIIKRAIEDADWIMNKYKKQN